tgtaaataataatattaataaaaataataagtgtaataataataataataatatatcaagtaataatacaagtagcgtaaatttaaataatttaaatacaattGGTGATGATATTGAAGAAAATGATGGTGGTAAAAGTATTGGTAGTAGTGTTTCAGGTTCACCAAGATCATCTATTGATATTCCATTcgatttatcaattgaaccTGGTGGTATAACttcaccaaaattaaatagttgtaataatagtaataataataatagtaatggaaGAATCATTGAaattccaaaattaaataataatgtagaatttgaaaataaaaaagaatcaacaaatacaacatcATTAGATGATAATTTCATTTCAGCAACAACCCCaagaaattataattcatcaacaaataaaagtttcttttcaaaagatggtttcttttttaaatggtgGATTGTATCATCAACGATTATTTTAGGTCCATTTGGTTATGcaatttttcatattttccTTTTTGCTTTCTATAGtgtaacaaataatattttccaAGTTATTCTTATCGTATCTTTTCAAATCattgtatttatatataaattaatctTTAGATTATCATTTCATAGAATGAGAAGAAATTTACCAAATATCCCATTAAGgtatgtaaatttaaaataataataataataaataataaaaataataataataataattaatcaattaaccACCTCTCCCCTCTCCCTTCCCcctcatttttatttttattttaaatatttagagTATTTCAAGATGGTagagttttatttttattttggttagAATTAAGTTCACATTGTTTCTTTTCTATGGTATTTCCACATGTCGGAGCATGGtatatgattattatttatttggcGTTGGAAGCTGTGACATTGACATTACAAATATTTGTTGATACTATTGCATTTAGAAATTGGTGTATTAGAACATTTGAAAAGTTGTATgaacatttttatttgataaaatatgAAGGTGTTTTAATGTACAATATTTTAGGTCAAAATGGTGATTTGGATAGAACAGTATCATTGGagatctttttctttaatactGTTGCAAGAGCGTTATCGGGTTTCGCATATATTGTATTCTCATTAACAATTTATTATGGACCAAATCAAGAATACTACCCAactattaaatcattatcagaatttaattattttctaaCATTATTATATGCTTTTGCTTCATTAACAACCGCTTTAATTCATATgtacatttttaaaagaatactTAAACatgtttataaaattaatttaattaaaagagGTATTCAAGTTTGGGGAAGAAAACCTGATGTtgctttctttttcattacaAATTGTTTCATATTGCCActtgttgtattattacaacaaaataatgctgttagttttttaatttcaaatttaaataaataaataaataaaaaaaaaaaataaaaaaaaatatgtattaaaaaaaaaaaaaaaaaaaaaaattattttctatttttaatttatttttaacccatttcattttatttctaaaattagattttttatttcctatatcatttttaatttaatttaaattatttataacccaccctttaaaaaatacaattataggtttattaattattttattataattttttaatttatttatttatttttttatttgaaattaaaaattgtttaaaaaaaaaaagtgtataaataatttttttttttttcattttattttttattttattttatttttatttgttttttaataattataattaatattattaatatggGAAATAATCATTCAACTtatgaaaaattagaaattggAAGTAAATGTCAATCATTGAaagtaattaataatgaaaaagttgGTGATGTTTATTTAGTGATGTATTCTGAAATTAAAGATGGAGAaagtaaaaatgaaattaataataaaaaaccatcaagttttttaaatgatattcATTATACAATTGTTATTGATGTTGCTGGTGAATCTAATGATGAGAATGGTATAATGGGATTAGAAGTTCATATTGTATTAGAAAAGAATTCTAAAAAGATTCAATTGTGTTTTGAAAGAAAATTTGGtgaaaatcaaatatacCAAGAATTATCAATGTATTTaggtaaaattgaaaatatttaccaCAAAGATCAACCATTGGAATGGTATTTTGGATTAAATAGAGTAATTTTAACTGAATggtttaatgaatttattgaaaatgaaaatagagGTGATAAATGGTCAATCTATAGTAATTGCTatactttttcaaaatttttaattgaaaagtttaaatttaataatatttatcaattgaattggcctcattaatttcttaattttaatattttcaaatatagagaaaaaaataaaaaaaaattaaaaaaaaaaaaaataaataaaaaaaaaaataaattaaaaaaaaaaaatgaaatattaaaaaaatataaaaaataaaagaggttttagaaaaaaaaaaatctaaaaaaattcCTCAAAAGGACATTCAAAAATAGATCAAAACAAAAcccttttattattttcattattaattaaagacTTTGGAAATTCAAAgagaaataaatattaaataaaaaaaaataaaaaataaaaaaaaaataaaaaagaatatagtaatatttttttttttttttttatttatttattattttttttttttatttttattatttttttttttattaacaattataaattaccgtaattattattattattattattattattatcaatcattgtaataatcaaaatatcaaaattacctaaaaaagaattaatgtaaataacgatattaaaaaataaaacaattgttatattttattgtttaaattttaaaaaaaaaaaaaaaaaaaaaaaaaaaaaacctttttaaaaaaaaaataaaaactttttaaaaaataaaaataaaaataaaatttgttaagcgatttattcttttattattttttatttgttttatttttttttgcattatttgtttttttttttaatattaattaatttttttgatcaaaaaaaaaaaaaaaaaaaaaaaaaaaaaaaaaaaaaaagaagggCAAgttcaaattaaattattttttttttttattttttatttttttttaaattttcattaatggGCGAACGAAATTtgtagaaaaataaatacactTTTTAAACACACCCACACACTTGGTTCGTGTAATATATAAGACACCCActtatatatatacacatATAACATATATTAAACGATAAatatatgtaaaaaaaaaaaaattaatgatataattattttaataattttatattgttgttgttgttgttaatattattgttgttgttttgttATCGTACATAAATTATATGAACCCACATACACACAATTTTACTAAATTtaatgtaataataataataataatgtttattatatataaaaattgtcATCATAATATCACatttaacattatttttttataatttttgttttgtgttttttttttttttctttcttatttaatattttcgttttcctttattaaaaacaaataaaagtaTTCTCTTAAATTTTACACTTGGTATACATTTATGTAACCATATTTAATTCATATactatctaaaaaaaataaaaaataaaaaaataaaaaaaaaaaaaaattaaaaaataaaataaataaattaacaaatattaaaaaaaaaaaaaaaaaaaaacaaaacacaaaaaaaaaaaaaaaaaaaaaaacaaacaacaaataaaaaaaaaaattatttattatattgttaaaacactattattattattcattaatttatacttcatttatttctatttattaatttataaatattttaaaattaataataaaaataataattattttaataaataatattaataataataaaaaaaataataataattaaaaaaaaaaataaaaaaaaaaaaaaaaaaaaaaaaaaaataaaaattgtacTTTTAAAATACTATTAGACATTTTTCATAACAATGTCAAATTACTTGAACGCAAACTCAAcagagaataataataataataataataataataataataataataataatattaataataattttaatacaacagattttaaaattgttggCAATTTCAATACCCCACCAATTGGgagcaataacaataataacaataataataatagcataTCAACTCAATCTCTTCAAACGATTAATGAATGTAATAGTGGAGGAGAACAGTcaccaaaaattaaaaccaataataattcatataATACACCAGTTTCATCATCAACGTCCACAACTGGTACGAATACAACACCAATGAAGTCTACACCAATTCATAACTCtttacaaaatatttttaaaaatgcaaATAggtcaaatttaaataataataataataataataataataataataataataataataataataataataataataataataataatagtggttgTGGGAGTGGTAGTTTAAAtagtgttaataataataataataataataataataataataataatagtaataataataatagtaatagtaatagtaatagtaataataataataatagtaatagtaataataataataataatagtaatagtaatgcATACCcgttaaaatattatcaacatCCTCAGCAATCATGTTCAAATTTGGattcttttgaaaatttatcaCCATTAAGACAATCATcaactttattaaattttagttctaataataataataataataataataataataataataataataataatagtaataataatagtagtaataataataataagaataatagtagtaaaaataaagtaggaggtggaaataataaaaataatggtggtgatgatagCGCTCAATTTATTTCAtctgataataaatataatactGTTGGAAATGAaactcatcatcatcatcatcatcaacttcaTAATCATCGTCATTCAAATGTTCAAGGTAGttcatcaccaattaaatcatcaccaaaattaatatcttcACAATCTCTTGGTAATATTTTTAGTCAAATCTCACCAAATATAGCTTTAACAACAAATATATCACCACATGGATCACCATTTtcctcttcatcatcttcaagaaaatcatcttcatctccttcttttttaaatcaaaataatcaaaacaatccaaataatcaaaataatcaaaataattcaacatcTCCACATGAAAagtcatttttaaataattcaaatgatagttttgattataatgataattcaaaaaGATTAAGAAATAGATTAACTAGAAATACAGGGTATAGTAGTACAGGTAGCATTGGAAATAGTAGCAGTAGtagtttttataataataataacgaaaatagtaatatatattcaaaaattaaacataCAAGAAGTAGTAGTGGCGGTAATAAACCATCaccaaaatattttcaaacttCACAAGCAATATATACTCCACCATATCCACAACCATATCCACAACCACCtcaactaccaccaccatcatcatcatcatcattatctaaagaaaatgataatgtcgacaacaacaacaccaataataataataataataataataataataataataataataataataataataatgagtcatttttttcatcaaaaggtacaatgaatttaattcataTATCCCTATTATCAGTATTGgcattttatattttcttgATGGTAtcaaaaaagtttttatttagaGTATTTCAAtggaataataatattaattcattgtttattttaatattttcatttcatttcatATTCTCATcgattttaatgtttttgttggtggtattgttaaaaatgaagaaataCTCACATTCAATCTCTCAATCTGCACGTGAATCCTTAAGAAATTCAAGAGTGataccatcattattaaatttctttttatcagattatatttttttgggTTTAGTTTTATCTGGTTTGGTTAATATCCTTCAAGTTAATCTTTTCTTTAATCCAAAAGATccacttttaaatttagattcAATTTCTAATGtaagttttataaaaaaacttttattaaatcaaaattattaataattattaattttttttttttttttatttagatatCAACagcaattgaatttttagtTGTTGGaattgtattaaatttttcacatattccaaaaaaaatgtataatAGTAGATATAGCGAATTTAGAGTTTCATCATCGATCTCACCATATTTTCAAGATGAATCctataatgtaaataatataataaataacgataataaaaataaaattaacgATAAAagtgataatagtaatagtatcactaataataataatatcaataataatattgataataataataatagtagtagtaatactaaaattaataacgatttaaattttgataataatattaaaaataacgatataaataataatattacaaataataataataacaataacaataataacaataataacaataatactaataataataataataataataacaataatagtaacaataataataataataataataataatagtaataaaaataataatactaatagtaataataataataataatagtagtaataataataatactaataataataaaattaacgataataaaaataataataataataataataataataataataataataataataataataataataataataatgaagaagatgatgaagaagaaaagaaTGATTGGTCATattcatttcaaatattttttacaagaatatttttatgtttatCAATTACTTATACATTGATTGTATTAAGATTAAATTATGATCCATTGAATCAATTCTTACAACAAAGTAGTTCATTTGGATCTGGAGCTAAtggtaatagtggtggtggtaatgtaAATACAATCATTTCACCAGTACAATTTCAAGCACCATTGGCAACTTTATTACATTTCATTCAATTGGTATTGTTATTGGTAAATTATAATCGTTTTAGAACCAATAGATTcttttcattaatattatcaacaattttCATAGAAGTTTCATCTTGGGAGACATTTGGTTTGAATTCTCGTTTATTTGAATCATATATTTTCGAGGCATTATTAATTCGTAGATGGATTCGTGCATGTTCTGTTGGTTTCCCAATTGTTGGTATCATTTTGGATATCTATAGTGGTTGGATGAGTATAAATCAATCGATCAAATCAATCGATCAACAAAACATTATGATTGTCAATAGATTTAATTACCTCTGTTCAAACGTTAAGAAACAAGAGGAATTAACACAATACAACTCTCAATTCTACATTGAATCaatgaatcaattcaaaCGTTTAGTTCAAAATACAGGTTCAATCATTAGTTTAATATATGATACCGATGTTCAACCAAATCAAGAGGCTTATCTAAGTAAATTCTCAAGTTCTTATGAACAATTAAGTAAACTAACCAAGGAGTGTTTATTCTACTCggaaattaaacaattgaaaCGTAATGATGTAGAGAATCTATCATTTGTAGTTTCAAATCTTTTAGAggatttaatttcaacacCATCAATTAGAACTCAATTCGAAGAGAAAGAAATCGATCTCTtctatttaattgataaagatgTACCTCTCTCATTGGTTGGTGATTCTCAAAAGATTAAACAAATTCTATTGAAACTAATAACCAATAGTATAAAGGCAACCTATGAAGGTGAAGTTTATATTAGAGTTTCCCTCTCAAGTAATTTAGGtgttttaaaacaacaaccaattcatcatcatcgtcatcatcatcgtcatcatcaccatcaccatcaccatcatcatcatcatatcattgatgatgatgattatgacgacgataatgatgatgacaaTAATACTGAAgatagtagtagttgttgtaatattgatgaattatctgataaaattaaagataatcaagatgaaaatttagaattaaaaaaatcaaataatgataaaattattgaaaataaagaaaatcaagaaaataataataataataataataataataataataataataataataataataataataataataatagtaataataatacaaatataaatataaatacaaataataataatgatagtaataataataattgtattaataatgatttaaaaaataataataataatagtaataataatgtaaataataataataataatattaatgatagtaataataataataatagtaataataataatattaataataatattaataataatattaataataataataatattaaaaagaaaaaaaagaaaaatgaatttacaGTTTATTTTTCAGTAATTGATAGTGGTTCAGGTATTGATCCTTATAgtacaaatttattatttcaaccattttcattatcaagtTATAATGTAAATTCAACCAATACAGATGGTGAATTTGGTTTAGGTTTAGCAATTTGtaaacaattatcaaatttaatgaacggtgaaattaaatatgaaACAGAAATGGAGAAGGGATCAGTTTTCGAGTTACAAGTTCCAATGAAATGTGATAGTATTAGCTCAATTACTTCCTCGATGAATAGTACTACTAATACCACCAATCATTATCCAAGAATTATGAATAATCAAAGTTCAAAGTTTTTTGCAAACTCTAAATGGGGCGAAGGCTTAAAGATATTGGTTATTGATGATAATCCAAACATTGGAAAAGTGATAGCAATGCATTTGGAACCATTTGGATTTAAAGTTTTCCAAAGAACCACCTTTCAATCGgctatttatttctttaatgaACGTAATGGTGATTTCAATCTAATTCTTTTGGACCCATTGATTCCTTCATTGGTAATCGATGAGATTAAACAAATGAAACAAGATTCTTCCAATATCATAAAGAATCCACCTTTGGTAATAATGTGTACCGCTAAACTTAGaaaatctttaaatgttGATAATGTTCATTACCTCtataaaccaattaaaagagAACAATTAACTGTACTCTCTcaattattaccaaatacttcaacaattaatccaatttattcaaatcaaaatttaaataatagtggtagtagtaatggtggtggtggtggtggtggtggtggtggtggtggtggtggtggtggtggcagTGGTAGTAGCAATATTGATTTCAATAAAACTAAACTTGGTGGTTCTAATATTTCAACTGGTATTGGTAATAGTGGtttaattaatagtaataatattccAACTCCAGTTAATACACCTTCAAATATTATTCCAAATTTACTTTCTTGTCAATCATTATTAACAAGTTTAAATAATGCAAATATTCCTCAATTAACAAATGATATTGgtataacaaataataatattaataataatagtttaatgTTTACAACACCAAATTCAACACTtagtaataatggtattacaggtttagataataatagtaataatgatactggtagtattgataataatagtaatattagtacaaatattgataataataatgattattttattagaaaTAATGGTATTCCTCCTCAAAATGATATGAATacttataataattatgttttaaatcatcaacaaGGTGTTCTaccaaaatcattatcagTACCATCCACTCCATTATCATATAATATGTTACCAACAAATCTAAACATTAATGCAAAGAGATCTTCATTACAaccattaaatgaaaattcagtTTTACCAACAAATTTAACACCTCCAATTTTATCTGCTTCACCTCAATCTTTACTTCCAATGggtaatgatattaattcaatattaccAAATACCCAACAATCACAAATAGATTTACAATCACAAATCGAATTACAACCACTTTTACAATCAACTATAATTAGAAATGATCGTGGTGGTGATATTTTACCTGATTCAACTTTAGAAGGTCAAATAACAAATTTAAGTGGTAATAATTCAACCATATCAATAAATCCACCATTACCAGAAACTAATAacaacacaacaacaacgacaacaacaacacaacCAAAGAAATCACCGATATTAACATCTTCAAATGGTAGTGATAAGAGTGAAGGTTCGACTGGTAGTAATAGATCAAAATCTAGAATTtcctttttaaattcaagtaatagtggtttattaaaaaataatcttgGTGAAGATATTTATTGTAAAGGTGATCAATCTGAAGGTATTCCAATACCAAAATCTGAAAGAACTTCtgattcttcatcttcatcttcttcctCTGATTCACATGGCCAAGATGATCATTCATATAGATTGGaagatttttcaatttcttcaccATCTTCTCAATCACCATTACTAGATTTAAGTGGTACAAGTGGTACAAGTGGTACTACAAATCTTGCAAATAGTGGTAttaatagtggtagtggtagtggtggtggtgatattattaatcaaaatcaattaataacatcaaatcaattatttcaacaacaactacaacagcaacaacaaccacaacaacaacaaccaccaggAACTCCAACAatttcaccatcatcatcattcccattattaccaatacCAAGAGATATCATTAATAGCAGTGGTGCAAGTAGTGGTATTAAAGTTAAATCGTCAACTTCAATACCAGATTATGTACAAGTTTCACCAAGAAGAtttagtggtagtagtacaGGAAGTGGTAGTAGTGTTGCATCACCTCAATTACTTTCAActtcaaatcaattaaataataatattaataatcttaaccttaatagtaataataataacaacaataataataataataataataataataatacaaataatgataataataataataatgataataattataatgttaatattttattagttGAAGATAATTTAGTAAATGCAAAGATTGCAATGACAGTATTAAGAAAACATAATTTTAGAGTTGAACTTTCAAAGAATGGTCAACTTGCGATGGAAAGAATTAAACAAAGTCACTCATCATTcgatttgattttaatggaTATTCATATGCCTGTAATGGATGGTATCACTTGTTCAAAGTTAACACGTAAATTTGAAACTGAACATGGTCTTAAACATTTACCAATTATCGCTCTCACTGCTGATGCAACCACTGGTCATAAAAATCTTTGTCTTGAAGCTGGTTGTAATGAATTTATGTCAAAACCTTTAGATTATGCTTTATTAATTAgtttattaaagaaattagtttttaataaagatcAATAAATCATCtcatagtaaaaaaaaaaaaaaaaaacaaaaaaaataaaaataaaaaaaaaaaaaaaaaaaaaaaaaaaaacaaataaaaaaacaaataaataaataaaaaaaatattaaaaaaaaaaaaaaaaaaagaaataagataataattttttttatttaatgaaatttattcaagaactttttatttttaatgaattaaattgttattaaaaaaagtattaatcgaaaaataaaaaattaccaataattttaaaaatagattttagatttttattgttttttttttttacttttattttttaaaaagatttaaattttgttacaataattttattataatactAAATGAAGTATTAAAAggtctttttaaaatatttaattattttacaaatgCAAAAATCAAAGttgtaaattttattatttcatttttaatttgaaaaattaaaatttctttatttttttttggtagtTGTCAAAAAACATCAATAA
This region of Dictyostelium discoideum AX4 chromosome 3 chromosome, whole genome shotgun sequence genomic DNA includes:
- the dhkM gene encoding HisK family protein kinase translates to MSNYLNANSTENNNNNNNNNNNNNNNINNNFNTTDFKIVGNFNTPPIGSNNNNNNNNNSISTQSLQTINECNSGGEQSPKIKTNNNSYNTPVSSSTSTTGTNTTPMKSTPIHNSLQNIFKNANRSNLNNNNNNNNNNNNNNNNNNNNNNNNNSGCGSGSLNSVNNNNNNNNNNNNNSNNNNSNSNSNSNNNNNSNSNNNNNNSNSNAYPLKYYQHPQQSCSNLDSFENLSPLRQSSTLLNFSSNNNNNNNNNNNNNNNNSNNNSSNNNNKNNSSKNKVGGGNNKNNGGDDSAQFISSDNKYNTVGNETHHHHHHQLHNHRHSNVQGSSSPIKSSPKLISSQSLGNIFSQISPNIALTTNISPHGSPFSSSSSSRKSSSSPSFLNQNNQNNPNNQNNQNNSTSPHEKSFLNNSNDSFDYNDNSKRLRNRLTRNTGYSSTGSIGNSSSSSFYNNNNENSNIYSKIKHTRSSSGGNKPSPKYFQTSQAIYTPPYPQPYPQPPQLPPPSSSSSLSKENDNVDNNNTNNNNNNNNNNNNNNNNNNNESFFSSKGTMNLIHISLLSVLAFYIFLMVSKKFLFRVFQWNNNINSLFILIFSFHFIFSSILMFLLVVLLKMKKYSHSISQSARESLRNSRVIPSLLNFFLSDYIFLGLVLSGLVNILQVNLFFNPKDPLLNLDSISNISTAIEFLVVGIVLNFSHIPKKMYNSRYSEFRVSSSISPYFQDESYNVNNIINNDNKNKINDKSDNSNSITNNNNINNNIDNNNNSSSNTKINNDLNFDNNIKNNDINNNITNNNNNNNNNNNNNNNTNNNNNNNNNNSNNNNNNNNNNSNKNNNTNSNNNNNNSSNNNNTNNNKINDNKNNNNNNNNNNNNNNNNNNNNNNEEDDEEEKNDWSYSFQIFFTRIFLCLSITYTLIVLRLNYDPLNQFLQQSSSFGSGANGNSGGGNVNTIISPVQFQAPLATLLHFIQLVLLLVNYNRFRTNRFFSLILSTIFIEVSSWETFGLNSRLFESYIFEALLIRRWIRACSVGFPIVGIILDIYSGWMSINQSIKSIDQQNIMIVNRFNYLCSNVKKQEELTQYNSQFYIESMNQFKRLVQNTGSIISLIYDTDVQPNQEAYLSKFSSSYEQLSKLTKECLFYSEIKQLKRNDVENLSFVVSNLLEDLISTPSIRTQFEEKEIDLFYLIDKDVPLSLVGDSQKIKQILLKLITNSIKATYEGEVYIRVSLSSNLGVLKQQPIHHHRHHHRHHHHHHHHHHHHIIDDDDYDDDNDDDNNTEDSSSCCNIDELSDKIKDNQDENLELKKSNNDKIIENKENQENNNNNNNNNNNNNNNNNNNNNNSNNNTNININTNNNNDSNNNNCINNDLKNNNNNSNNNVNNNNNNINDSNNNNNSNNNNINNNINNNINNNNNIKKKKKKNEFTVYFSVIDSGSGIDPYSTNLLFQPFSLSSYNVNSTNTDGEFGLGLAICKQLSNLMNGEIKYETEMEKGSVFELQVPMKCDSISSITSSMNSTTNTTNHYPRIMNNQSSKFFANSKWGEGLKILVIDDNPNIGKVIAMHLEPFGFKVFQRTTFQSAIYFFNERNGDFNLILLDPLIPSLVIDEIKQMKQDSSNIIKNPPLVIMCTAKLRKSLNVDNVHYLYKPIKREQLTVLSQLLPNTSTINPIYSNQNLNNSGSSNGGGGGGGGGGGGGGGGGSGSSNIDFNKTKLGGSNISTGIGNSGLINSNNIPTPVNTPSNIIPNLLSCQSLLTSLNNANIPQLTNDIGITNNNINNNSLMFTTPNSTLSNNGITGLDNNSNNDTGSIDNNSNISTNIDNNNDYFIRNNGIPPQNDMNTYNNYVLNHQQGVLPKSLSVPSTPLSYNMLPTNLNINAKRSSLQPLNENSVLPTNLTPPILSASPQSLLPMGNDINSILPNTQQSQIDLQSQIELQPLLQSTIIRNDRGGDILPDSTLEGQITNLSGNNSTISINPPLPETNNNTTTTTTTTQPKKSPILTSSNGSDKSEGSTGSNRSKSRISFLNSSNSGLLKNNLGEDIYCKGDQSEGIPIPKSERTSDSSSSSSSSDSHGQDDHSYRLEDFSISSPSSQSPLLDLSGTSGTSGTTNLANSGINSGSGSGGGDIINQNQLITSNQLFQQQLQQQQQPQQQQPPGTPTISPSSSFPLLPIPRDIINSSGASSGIKVKSSTSIPDYVQVSPRRFSGSSTGSGSSVASPQLLSTSNQLNNNINNLNLNSNNNNNNNNNNNNNNNTNNDNNNNNDNNYNVNILLVEDNLVNAKIAMTVLRKHNFRVELSKNGQLAMERIKQSHSSFDLILMDIHMPVMDGITCSKLTRKFETEHGLKHLPIIALTADATTGHKNLCLEAGCNEFMSKPLDYALLISLLKKLVFNKDQ